The proteins below come from a single Oncorhynchus tshawytscha isolate Ot180627B linkage group LG22, Otsh_v2.0, whole genome shotgun sequence genomic window:
- the snx21 gene encoding sorting nexin-21, with product MASKLLDRLRRTLFKEGEVVARESTDVPEDSFPESSELEDDTECLSERLGGTLCFDGERAMDSEDPGGASGPDSDSDFLGESVEDGFSSTDTSPVGLSPGGSSLLTCQLQESWRSLQSCSVPEKLVFEVTDASVVPESSSKYVLYTIHVIQSGMFDKTPAVITRRYTDFERLHSRLRRRHGDHMERVCFPRKRLRKNFVAETIAKRSRAFEQYLAHMHSLAELRLSPTFLEFFYLGDLQAGQMLMRVGRYQEGLGPLLNGLRLQEKLGCEQQGIQQPHHQQRTHWLFTLLALVTCFQELEQLGEAQEYCDRALRDLAPSQEALQQHLFHPLLIPLLQTNVRLLWKISKDKRRWEVLLQEIQDSGADVGNQPSLKEYLMKENLVESEGNTKAKGKRDDTT from the exons ATGGCTTCTAAGCTATTGGACAGACTGCGACGGACACTGTTCAAAGAAGGAGAAGTAGTTGCTAGGGAGTCAACTGATGTACCAGAGGACAGCTTCCCAGAGAGTTCTGAGTTAGAGGACGACACAGAGTGTCTCTCAGAGCGGCTTGGGGGAACACTCTGCTTCGATggggagagagccatggattCAGAAGACCCAGGTGGGGCTTCAGGACCAGACAGTGATTCAGACTTCCTTGGAGAGTCCGTAGAGGATGGATTCAGCAGCACCG ACACCAGCCCAGTGGGCTTGTCTCCTGGAGGCTCATCCCTGCTCACATGTCAGCTGCAGGAGAGCTGGAGGAGCTTACAGAGCTGCAGTGTGCCTGAGAAGCTGGTGTTTGAAGTGACTGATGCCAGTGTGGTGCCAGAGAGCTCCTCCAAGTATGTG ctCTACACCATCCATGTAATCCAGTCTGGGATGTTTGACAAAACCCCGGCCGTCATCACCCGGCGATACACCGACTTCGAGCGTCTGCACAGCCGCCTTCGCCGTCGTCACGGGGACCACATGGAGCGTGTCTGTTTCCCCCGCAAGAGGCTGCGCAAGAACTTTGTGGCAGAGACCATCGCCAAGCGGAGCCGGGCGTTTGAGCAGTACCTGGCCCACATGCACTCGCTGGCTGAGCTGCGGCTTTCGCCCACCTTTCTGGAGTTCTTCTACCTGGGTGACCTGCAGGCTGGCCAGATGCTGATGCGTGTGGGCCGTTACCAGGAGGGCCTAGGCCCTCTGCTCAACGGCCTGAGGCTCCAGGAGAAGCTAGGCTGTGAGCAGCAGGGGATACAGCAGCCTCACCACCAGCAGCGCACCCACTGGCTCTTCACCCTGTTGGCCCTGGTGACCTGCTTCCAGGAGCTGGAGCAGCTGGGGGAGGCCCAGGAGTACTGTGACCGAGCCCTGAGGGACCTGGCCCCCTCACAGGAGGCCCTGCAGCAGCACCTCTTTCACCCACtgctcatccctctcctccagaCCAACGTCAGATTGTTGTGGAAGATCTCCAAGGATAAGCGGCGGTGGGAGGTGCTGCTACAGGAGATCCAGGACTCTGGGGCTGATGTAGGGAACCAGCCCAGCCTGAAGGAGTACCTGATGAAGGAAAACCTGGTGGAGAGCGAGGGAAACACTAAGGCCAAGGGCAAACGGGACGACACCACTTAA